DNA sequence from the Cucurbita pepo subsp. pepo cultivar mu-cu-16 chromosome LG06, ASM280686v2, whole genome shotgun sequence genome:
aacttatgctcatcAATTCCTTACGATATCCCCGCTTCAAGGGAACTGCACCCTACTATACTAGACTATACCTGTGGATACCATTGTGGAAatctgtgattcctaacctAGTATCATAGTCATACCCTTAATTTATGTctatagaatcctcaaatgtcaaacaaagaagttgtgagcctcgaaggtgtagtgaaaagtgactcaagtgtcgaacaaagggtgtactttgttcgagggctccgtAGGCccctcaagggaggctctataatgtactttgttcgacatgagtttataagtaaaaaatacatctccattggtatgaggtattttggagaagcccaaagcaaagctacgagAACTAGCCACAAgaacttatgttcaaagtggacaatatcataccattgtggagatccatgattcctaacaaatcCTTCTAAAAACTTCTAAGAACTGACCATGAAAACAAATTTACGTAATAGATTATTTGAAGTTTATGACGAATTATCAGAGTAAAAATACCACTTTACAACAGATCAAGTAAAGAATGAGAAATCAAACCTGCCTCTATGTTTATGGAGTTGATACAAACTGATTGTTGATACTACCACACCCCCCATTGTATTATCTATGCAGGTCCACGACCCGATCCTCATCGAGCAAGGAAAGATCTCGCCAAAGAGCAATAtgtttctttattctttttatactCGTTGTAACGGAGGAAGAAATAACGAAGGTAATCGAAATCAATTGGAGACATCCTTGCctaaaaagtataataaagTGAATGAACATAGAACATAGAACATAGAACATAGAACATTTGGGTCAAATAGTATGGAAGGTCAATGGATGAAGTAAGATACCTGTATAAGCGCCCATAAAGCCCAATACAAGTGTGAAGCCAGCATGAATGTGTTTGACTCCACGTAGAGAGCTTCAAGATCTTCTTGGGAAACCTTTCACGAAAATACAGTAGTTCAAATTAGTATAGAAAATGATTGCTAAAAAGTACAATGTCTCTGCAGATCCTCGAAGCGTCAGAGTACTAATATCTTCTGGTACTCGTACATTTACATAAGAGaacgaaaaggaaaaaagattaCTGCCTAGGGTAGAGTACCAATTCAGTTTAAGCAAAGAATTGGAAGCCCATAACGTTAGAAACCATGACTTtctacaatggtataatattgtctactttaagtATAAGGTCTCATGggtttgcttttggtttccccaaaaagcctcataccaatggaaatgtattccttactcttatttagtcgatgtgggacttttctcccaacaatcctcaacaatccttccCTCATACAAAGTACagccatagagcctcccctgaggcctacgGAACTCTCGAACAGTCtttccttaatcgaggcttgactccttctctggagccctcaaacaaaatacaccatttgttcgacactcaagtcacttttgactacacttttgaggctcacaacttctttgatcggcatttgaggattctattgacatggttaagttaaaGGCATGGCTccgataccatgttagaaaccatggacctccacaatagtatgatattgtccactttgagcataagctctcatggctttgcttttggcttcCCGAAAAAGCCTCATaacaatagagatgtattccttactcttaattagccaatgtgggacttctctcccaacaatcctcaacataaaatgcatgaaaaagaattaaagagaagaagattCGTGAGGATGAGCATAAAACCTCAATCCTACAGCGTATGGTGTTGAGGCTCAAAGTAAGATAAGGAAAGCGTTCATGGCAGGGGTCATCATGGGTTGATGAAAATGTCTACCAGATTCTAGACTTTTTAAACATACATCAACAGAATGCATGAATCTTTGAGCTAAAATGAAATGAGTATTTCTGTCAACGCACctcgtctggttcttcaggtTGTAAATAATGCCTGAAGAAATGATACTGTTCCTCCTTGGACGGATAACTGCTCAGCAATTGATAAAACTATAGTCAAACTCCAATTTTCCTATATTTTAGACGGAAAATTTAcagatgaaaagaagattaagAACCTACCAGCTGTAGTCACAGTCGTAGCCTGCATATTCATTGAAGTGATTACCAATGTCGAAGCCTCTGTAATTGTATGATCCATACTCGAAATCAATGAAGTAGAGTCGTTCTGCATGTTAGTAAGATGAGTAAGATGAGCAATATGAGGTCAATATGATGAGAATCATATTGGGGGAAAGCAGAGAAGTCAACTAAAGTTCACAGCCAATCCTTGGTCGTCAAGTTCCCTCTCAGCCTAGTGAGGGAATCAAATTGCTAACCAGAAGAAGATCCACATTCGAAGTCCTAACGTCCACATTACTACCATTATATCTTACTCCGACATCTCATAAGTTGTTCATTCTCAACAGTCAAAGACATGCTAATGCCCCTTGCACAACTATTTGGAAAGTATAAAAGATCTTATTTAATATCCTTAATATTTGCAATATGAAAGCACATCTTCATAATTCATATCATAagggaataataataatatggaAAATGGAGAAGGATATATAGACGAGAGTACATGAGAGAGCGGGGGGAGTACATATATATTGTTATATGAGAGAAGAAAGCAATGTATGGTAATGGAGAATTTGAAGGAATCAAGGGAAGAAGTGGAATGTAGCATTATAGGTGGTTACCTTCTTCCTCATTTAGCATTAGGTTCCCAGAAAGCAGGTCATTGTGAGAAAACACAACGGGTGCATTAAGGAGGCTTGTTAGTTCCTGTTCAATCAAGTTGCATCAATAAACAGACTCTTTTCCAAAGCAGATGGTCACTCAAAAAATAGTCAAAAGCTATTACAAAGAATCAATAAAATGGCTCTATGCAAGAGAATACCTTAATCTCAAGTATTTCATTGTGAATTTCcgtaaaagaaattgaatcgAATATACATTGCTTCTCGGTATCATCAAATTGCAGTGCAGAGGCTGAAAGTCAACAATGAGAAACGTGAAAACcagttcaaaagaaaatagaatattcaACTGCATGAGGGGTCCTCTGACCAGAAGATGCTTGTTATtggttgaagaaaaataacctTTCCcgtaacattttaaaatatcgtTCCATAACTGAGGTTCTGTAGAACCTGGAATATACACTTTGTGGAATTTATTAAGCTGTTTAGCAATTTCTGCAGCTAGCTCTGGCTTTCTTAAATCTGCAAAACCAAGCAAAATTAACagaatatttgttattaatcaTAGGATTCAAAAGATTCTCccatagagaaaaaaaaaaaaaaaaataggacaTGACACATGAAAACGTGAGAGATTGAAGGGGGAAGCAGTTCCAAGATAAACATACAAGCAACTCtattgaaagtaaaaaagatgGATGAAAAATTAAGGGTTAAAAGATCCCAAATTGATGTTCACACTAAATCAGGATATAGCTCGGTTTAGTCCAGGTTATAATGAACTAAGCCAATTGGTCTTGTCTAATCAACCTCCAATGCAAATCAATATTCATTGTAAACGCAAATAATGCATCTTAAACTATCCTACACAACATTACTTCAAGTCTGATGAAACCACACATCTCCTAAGACAGGCTATCATTCTCCCAACTCCAAACAATGTCCTTCAGCCCAATCAAGAGctagttttaaaaaacaacaaagttttaattgaacaaataaaaagagacTAATGCTCAAGGATACGAGCTCTAAAAGGTATATAGGAAGTATGTCTGGtaaagagaaaacaaataaaagataaaataaagaacacCGTAGGAAATTATGAGAGCGTCTTGGGCAATGCAAAGCAGCAGACAAAAGGATCCCTCCAACAGATAAAACTTCATAAATAATGCAAAAGGAACTGCtaagagaaggagaagactCCCAACAAAGGGCCAAACTTACAGCTTAGAAGCTAGGGAGCCTTGAATGCGGAGACTTGAAACTAACGTTAAAACAGACTTAACATGGTGCTGATTGAGGATTCAAAAAGACTTTCAATAGAGAGCCAAACTCGCAGCTTAGAATTTTTGAAGCCTTGAATGAGATGGAGACTAGAAATTGACGTCAAAACAAACTGACTCGGTGCTTGTGCTATTTGGATGTTGCCTTGGGATGATCTAGTTACTGCCTCGAGGTGAAGAGTAAGCTCTAGTTGTTAGTAGTAGACATTGAAGGGATGCTCAAGTGTGAAACTTTGTTTGAGGGAAGGAGtgtttagagaaaacaaattcTCATATTGACCAAGGAAAGGAGAGCTCGATGTAAGGACAATTATCTCCATTAATATGAAGCCCTTTGGGTGGTTCCAAAAGTGACGTCGTGAGGGTTTAAGCCCAAAGCAGACAGTATAATACTATTGTGCAGTTGTAGCAGCATCCACATAACTTCACCTGTTGGACGGTTCATTTATCTCATAAAGAGAAATTGGATCTATTCTAGGAGACATCTTAAAAGGGAAATTGTCCAAATAATGGCAAGCCTCAAAAGACTAAAGAAATTCTTTAGTATTTCCCGCAAACAATTCCATCCATGTTTAACAACCCCAGCAGGCACATTGATCAACTTTCGTCCTCCAAAATGATGCCACACAAAACAAACAACTTGCTAACCATTTGACAGAGTTGAATTTGGAGAGACGGGAGGTGTCAACCTCATCATATCTTGTTTAAAGAAACAAGCTTGCTTTGGAAGCTGCTATAGTTCAACTAAAGTGTCGTCAACCCCATCAAATATCTGAGGGAGAAGGGAGTTACCTAGTTGTACTTCACATTTCAACATATAGAACATATCAACTTCATACCAAATGCAAAAACAATTATCACATATACAACGGCTTCAAACCTCCATAATTTGGGATCaacttaataatataaaaacacaaaataaccacgaacaaaatctaaaaaaaactagatTAATCGAACACTGGATAGAATAGTAGGCTGGAGgcaagaaaattttgggtgaaGGGAGGAAACACGAGAACATAGAGGGTTGATCCATGGAATAGAAGTGAGGAttattatctccattggtacgaggccttttggatgGTTCTAAAAGCAAAgttacgagagcttatgctcaaaatggacaatatcataccattgtagagataTGTGGAGGGGTCTTTTTTGTCTTTATcaaattggtattagagtaAAAGGCCTTGTATTCGAACTCCTGTAACCCTTGTAATATCATTTCCTCCTGAATTAATATTGATTCCATTTGTTTGGTCTTTCACAAATTTTCATGCCCACAAGTAACGAGTGTTgaaatattgatataattaaatataatgcATCCTATTAGTTTAAGATTGTGGGTATAGCGGTGACTTAACAAAAAgtattttccttaaaaaaaagtgtttttctTACCTTGAAAGAGATGGTTGTTACATTCCTTGTGTTAGGTGCAAACAAACTCCAACATTGGCTAGGGAAGGGGCAAGTCTATGATGTGACTGACgacaattatatttattagtatGTGACTTTTAAGGTAGTTCCAAACGTAAAGTCATGAGGATTTATGTCCACCGTGGACAACATCATCCCATTGTGAAGATATATGGAGGTCTTTTTCCTTATTAATTGGAATCAACCTAGCTGTGTTGGTGAGATCCTTAGTGATTTCGAACAAAATTAGTGAGCCATTGTAGATGAATCCCTAGATTGGACAAGAAGTGCTTGTGATGTATTAAGCAAGTAGAACTTTATCAAATTAGATGGACTTGGATGGGAGAGTCCTATCAGATCTGGTTGATTGATAGAAGGAGAATCTTTATTTGAAGAGAGGAGATTAAGAATGTGATAGTGATCGACACCAAGTATTATCAAACAATGTGATTTGTAGTCAGTGCTCTATCTAGCTTTGCTCTAGGCCTTGATAAGAACAAACTCTTGTAGGTAATTGAGAGTGGATGGATGAAGGGAGGCTCAAGGGTGGTACTTGGTTTGAAGGGAAGATTGTTAGGTGCAAACAAAGTCCCACATGGAGAAGTTTGGAGATGATATACACCCTTTGATCGACTTCCTCCCTGTTGTACCAAAACCCTTGGTATTGAGGATTAAATCAAGAAGATTTCAATCCATTTTGTCAAAAGCATTTTCAATATCAATTTAAACCACAAtgccctttttcttcttcttgaaacATACCTCCGCCACTTCATTGGCAATCAATCAGGCATCAACAATTTGTCTACCCACCACAAAAGCTGATCGGTAATTAGTAACGGTGGAGAGGACTTTTTTGAGTTGTTCCAAAAGGACTCTAGCAATGATCTTGTAAAGGTAAGAGATGAGGCTAATAGGTATATAATCCCTGACTTCTCATGCGTCCATCCTTTTTGGTATAAGGCAAatgtaaaaatgtaaaaatctGCATTAAAATCATTCATCATTGAAGTAGGGACTGAGGGGTCAGTTACCTTTTACCGTGTATAATAGAGTGGATATGCCTCACTAAAACTGTTTCTTACTTCCTCAAGAATCAGGAATAAGGGGTTGAAAGCCACTGAAGGATCGTGAAGAgacttttctttaattattgcATTTACATCAACAGACGTTACATTAATACCACATTCTTCAATTGGCAGATCATTAATCGTAGACGTACTGTAGATGAAGGAATCTCCTTATAAGTAATGACTGGTCATCAAGCAGCCCTTGGTCATTTAAACACATCAACCAATCATAAGTCATTGATGTATAATCTCTAACCTTCCGAATTTAATATGGCTGGAATCTCATCAATTTTTTCATATGTAGGGCCTTTTCACCTTTACTTGCTGACTTAACCCTTAAAAATCCAAGGAATTCGAAAAGTCACTCTCAGTCAACttcctattaaaaaatagaggaTCAAAGGAAGGATCAAAATTCCTACTTTCATATAAGCTTCAGAGATATAACAAGACCTCCAACGTGTTATGCTACCGCTTCAAAAGTGCCTTTCTTCCAACTGATAAaggtaaatttttaattgatatcCAACCTCCATGCTCTTCAACAAGATCTGAGTGAAATTGTTCTTCTCTTGAACACTTTTCTATCATCAAATGAAATTTCCTAAGAGTTTCCATCTTCCATTTGATCCTTAATCTTTTAGAAATCTTCCTTCATCCATGTTGAGCAATGCTTTATCGACCATAAAAGGCTTGATCAAAACAGTGACCTCaagaaataacaaataattcaGTAAAACTCATGTTCACCActtcatgatcatttcttagCCAAATTGGTTGAgaagattttaaaactattaagATTTTTCAATTGGACATTGGGCCTCAGATTTCCGTTCACCATCTCCACATAACTTCTGGAGACTGGAGTTGACAGACTCCTTAACCATGGGCAGCTTAGGCAGATTCTGTGATTTCTGAAATTATTCTTCATACTTCTTTAGGAAGTCATTTAACATACCCCATAAAATGAGCCAAccttttttagaaatttccACAAAGACTTGACTAAGCTTTCTTCCAAGCTCCTGATGATCGCTAAACTGCACACTCAGTGCTCCAACCTAGAGAAGATCTTATTCATAAGCGAGTTGTACCAAATTCATCCCCGGGGATTACCAGCTTGTTGGCCATGTCTTCAACAAAGAAGCTGTCATTCTCTAACCAGCATAAATACTTATTGTTTACACAATAGCTCCTTAAATCCTTCACTCAAAAGAAGGGTAAACCAGAAACataacttaaaaaagaaactaagaCCTGATGCTCAACTTGGAAGCCGAAATCAGATAAAACTGTTTAAACTTGGATGCAGAAACTGATGAATCGGTTGAAGATCCAGTAGCTAATAAAATCCAAGATCAAAGGATGAACACCTAACTTAAATGCAGAAACTGATGAAGAAAAACCGGGGTTGAAGGGAAAAAGGAGAGGTGGGGGTTGGGGGGGGGAGGAGGCGCGGGGTGCTGTGAGCATGAAGTACTTAAAGAATAAACTGGTTCTAAACCAATCAAGGGCTATTTGAATTATTactattgaaaaaattaagattctCAAGTGAAATGTTCAAAACCCAACCGACATATTGCTGGACgtgaaaaacaaattttagaCCAAGATCTAACTATTAAAATGTACATATTAGTattgaattaatatttcatttcctgTCTCTAATAGATCTTAACTACAAAGCTTTCAACGTGGCCACTCTTAGATGAAATGCTACATAATGATGCAACTATCTTCTATATTGAATGTTTCAACTGTATTGTGTGTAAATAAGGTCTACATCAGACAGATTCTCAATGCC
Encoded proteins:
- the LOC111797734 gene encoding probable ethanolamine kinase isoform X2; its protein translation is MILGSLLKRSPVGSRISVSVRLHNGFLRSIRLRQGCVRVLKVTVEEENGSNVSITVRLYGPNTDYVINRDRELQAIKYLSAAGFGAKLLGVFKNGMVQSFIHARTLEPSDLRKPELAAEIAKQLNKFHKVYIPGSTEPQLWNDILKCYGKASALQFDDTEKQCIFDSISFTEIHNEILEIKELTSLLNAPVVFSHNDLLSGNLMLNEEEERLYFIDFEYGSYNYRGFDIGNHFNEYAGYDCDYSCYPSKEEQYHFFRHYLQPEEPDEVSQEDLEALYVESNTFMLASHLYWALWALIQARMSPIDFDYLRYFFLRYNEYKKNKETYCSLARSFLAR
- the LOC111797734 gene encoding probable ethanolamine kinase isoform X1 — its product is MGAEKIDNGLVDVEESVGNGDGNTESYQLSTLSVDHYLPLPAMIPRIIEMCKDLFKQWSELDDSRFSVETVSGGITNQLLKVTVEEENGSNVSITVRLYGPNTDYVINRDRELQAIKYLSAAGFGAKLLGVFKNGMVQSFIHARTLEPSDLRKPELAAEIAKQLNKFHKVYIPGSTEPQLWNDILKCYGKASALQFDDTEKQCIFDSISFTEIHNEILEIKELTSLLNAPVVFSHNDLLSGNLMLNEEEERLYFIDFEYGSYNYRGFDIGNHFNEYAGYDCDYSCYPSKEEQYHFFRHYLQPEEPDEVSQEDLEALYVESNTFMLASHLYWALWALIQARMSPIDFDYLRYFFLRYNEYKKNKETYCSLARSFLAR